One stretch of Miscanthus floridulus cultivar M001 chromosome 18, ASM1932011v1, whole genome shotgun sequence DNA includes these proteins:
- the LOC136521928 gene encoding cleavage stimulating factor 64-like, producing MAAAASCRCSSVVSVGNIPYHASEDELRAACEEIGPVVSLRVATDNKGSNRPRGFAFVEYLDDETALSACRNLHGRALRGRDLRVGLAQRTPPHAGDGDEPVGVEGATHAASLLAPGARPRGAVTSYLAGLSRRQLRELLDALEREDLALMEQARREFAGLDTLIEQARVLLDMASAPGAAAANNRKRGARGQDRPGDSRSPEAAAQANKLRRVQDGEYVPGVAYR from the coding sequence atggccgccgccgcctcgtgcCGCTGCAGCAGCGTGGTGTCCGTGGGCAACATCCCCTACCACGCCAGCGAGGACGAGCTCCGCGCCGCGTGCGAGGAGATCGGCCCCGTGGTGTCCCTCCGCGTGGCCACCGACAACAAGGGCAGCAACAGGCCCCGGGGCTTCGCCTTCGTCGAGTACCTCGACGACGAGACGGCCCTCAGCGCCTGCCGCAACCTGCACGGCCGGGCCCTCCGCGGCCGCGACCTCCGCGTGGGCCTGGCGCAGCGCACGCCGCCGCacgccggcgacggcgacgagccCGTGGGCGTCGAGGGCGCCACGCACGCCGCGTCGCTCCTCGCGCCGGGCGCCCGCCCCCGCGGCGCCGTCACGTCGTACCTGGCCGGGCTGAGCCGCCGGCAGCTGCGCGAGCTTCTGGACGCTCTGGAGCGGGAGGACTTGGCGCTCATGGAGCAAGCCAGGCGGGAGTTCGCCGGGCTGGACACGTTGATTGAGCAGGCGCGGGTGCTGCTCGACATGGCTTCGGCGCCTGGCGCCGCCGCGGCTAACAACAGGAAACGCGGCGCGAGGGGGCAGGACCGGCCTGGTGATTCACGTTCACCGGAGGCCGCAGCCCAGGCGAACAAGCTGAGAAGGGTGCAGGACGGCGAGTACGTTCCTGGCGTCGCCTACCGCTGA